The window AAAAGCATAAAATTACTTTCAAGTGCCACGTAATTACACAATGATAGCAGAAAACAGGTATTTTTTTAGGCCTATTATGTTTCAactaaattgtatttttatttgataaacAGCGATTTAAATCCTTCGGCCCCATGTGCCGAAATAATCGACGACATTGAGGACCTTGTATCCGCTCAAGACATAACACCGAAAGAACGATACAGTTCGCGTAAAAACGTTAAAGTCAAAGCTAAAAAGAGGGTAAAATTTGTGTCTTAAAGTTCGGCAAAAATTATGCATTTGTTTGTAGGACAAAAAGATTGAAAATGTGGAGCCAGTCAGCGGTGAAAATATTCCAGGgactcaaaaaatttacattaaaacgTGGGGCTGTGCCCACAACAGCTCAGACACTGAGTACATGGCTGGTCAGTTGACTGCTTACGGTTACAAATTGaccgaaaacaaaaaagaggCCGACCTTTGGTTACTCAATAGTTGTACAGTCAAAAACCCAGCTGAGGATCACtttaggtaatttttttttaccacattattgataaaatctttcaataatttttacagaaaTCAAATTCAAGAGGCCAAAGAACTAGGAAAGTACATTGTTGTGGCCGGTTGTGTCCCGCAGGGCGCCCCTAAAGCCTCCTTCATTCAAGGTCTTAGCATTATAGGGGTGCAGCAAATTGACAGAGTTGTGGAAGTTGTTGAGGAGACTTTGAAGGGAAATACGGTCAAATTGTTGGGTACAAAAAAAGAACAAGGGAAAAAAATTGGGGGTGCTTCTTTGCTGTTGCCTAAAGTTAGGCGAAATCCCTTGATTGAAATTATTGCTAtcaatacagggtgtttaaaTCAGTGTACTTACTGTAAAACTAAACATGCCAGGGGGGAATTAGGAAGTTATCCACCTGAAGAGATCGTGGAAAGGGCGAaacaagcttttgaagaggGTGTTGTTGAGATATGGCTCACGTCGGAAGATACAggtatttaattttgcatcaTAGTGAGCTATGGCAACGTTTAAAACCCGAATATATGTTTTTCcccaaatatttttcattgcaGAAGTAACAAACTTAATAATCACTGCATTGGgacaaaaatgatatttttgtttttgcgtttttgcaggtttttcaaatagaattgcaaatattttgcaaaatatcgttaaaataattgttacaataaaaattagagTACATATTTTACCCAGTTCTTGTTAGGTTCTAGCTAGAGTTGTTCTAACAACTGAGTTTATCTATTAAAGAATCGTAAATGTTTGCAATGTGACGAGCAGAGTGAAGACAAGTCCTTCAAAAAAAACTGTCGTCGCACTTTGGcctgaaatttaattctggCTTATTTTAGGCACATATGGAAGGGACATCGGGACTTCGCTCCCGGAGCTGCTTTGGAAGCTTGTCGAAGTAATTCCTGAAGGCTGTCGCTTGAGATTAGGGATGACCAACCCCCCTTACATCCTCGAACACTTATCAGaagttgcaaaaataatgaaccACCCCCGTGTGTACAGTTTTCTCCACGTTCCAGTCCAATCCGGAAGCGACCAAGTCCTCTCCGACATGAAACGCGAATACTTCCGAAAAGATTTTGAACACGTTGTTGATTTCCTCCAATCGCAAATCCCAGGCATGACGATTGCCACCGACATAATCTGTGGATTTCCCACAGAAACGGAAAAAGATTTTGAAGACACTTTATCCCTATGCGAAAAATACAAGTTCCCTAGTTTATTTATCAACCAGTTCTTCCCAAGGCCTGGCACACCGGCGGCTCTGCTTCCGAGAATACCAGCGCAAGAAGTGAAAGGCAGAACTAAGCGGTTGACCGATTTGTTTTATTCGTATCAGCCGTATGATAAGAAAGTAGGGGAAGTACAGGAGGTGCTAGTAACGGAAGTGTCCCACGATAAGAAACATTACGTGGGGCATAACAAATTTTACGAGCAAGTTTTGGTGCCGAAAGATGAGAAGTACATGGGGAAGCTGGTCACTGTGAAAATTGTGAGTGCGACGAAATTCTCAATGACGGGGGAACCCCTAAGCCAGGTCATGCCTGGAATTGCCAAGCCATTACAACACGGCGAAGTTTCGGGAGTCAAGTTGAAGAAAACGGACGATGTGAGGGTGCTAATCACCCTAGTTGTGTTAGGAGTGTCtattattttcagattcttgTGGATGATACTTTaagttgttaaattttattattaaacaaatataaattatttgatttcaaaagaatttttttggattcaCCTTTGCGCAAGTGTTACGTTGGCAGTACTAATTCATAGTCCAGTATTTTTTTCGGGAAGAATTCTCTAAGCAGTACCAACCTTTAGTTGTCAATATACAAATCATCGGTTTCAGAAAATGGTAATGATCTGTTAGGGCGTATGACACAACAACAGAACCCTGACTAACGACTAGAGGTTGAAAtaaacttgtatttttgaaaattttatcaatttctaattcgaattagtagGCGCGCTCGCAGTTGACAAAACTGACACTTGACAGCATCACAAAAGTTgacgtttatttattttgagcGTGTATGATAATGGCTGATGCGAATGAATTGCCGGAAAACAGTCGTGGAAAGTCTCACACAGCCCCATTTAGTGAGGAGTCTGATTCCGAGGAGTCCGTTCAACCTGTCCTTCTGGACTTGGGCGACGATTTGAGCCGAGTGTCTGACTCAAATAGGTTAGGATTTCAAAGTGCTGGAGCTTCAGGTGGGCTTTATTCGCGCTGAAGACACTTTTATCACCCATGTTTGGGTAATTTGCAGGTAGTACCGAGCCCCCCAGGCGAGAAGACAACCCGTTTTcgttcaaacattttttacgtaGTGATGTAAATAGCTATCAAAATAAGGGGGCACGGCCTAAGGTTTACTGCGAGGGGCGTCCGGTGTCGTCCGTCTCCGACTTGGAATTCGCCCCCTCGCAGGAGACAAAACAGACAAGGATCGTTCCTGAGTACTCATCTGCCTTACCTGATTTCGTTCAAGACCACTTAGTTATAGAAcagtgttatttaaacaattctaCGAATAGCAATTTTAATTTGGATATAAACCTGCCGGATTTTACCCCAAGTAGGGACAGCATTAACATAAATAGAGTAAATATCGATTCTAGTCATAACGTTAATCGAGGATGTGATATTAGTAACAATTTGTCGATACCGTTGGATTTGCCTGTGAGGCCGCAGGCTGGCTTCCCTCTAGACCTCCCAATATCTAATTCGCCCCAAAATGGTAACCGGAATTGTGTTAACAGTGAAGTCAGTTGTAAATTTTCGCTTAATTATTTATACTCCAGGTTTTGCTTTACAGGTTGGAGTATCTAAAAGTTTGCCAGATTTCTTAGCCGATGGTGCGGTGTGTCCTCAGAACCCTGATGGACCTCAAGTTGAAAGTCCAGAGAGGGAGTGTGAGAGGTTGAGGCGGGAACTGGAAGTTTGTAGAGGACAGTTGGTCGAGAGGACACGTCAAGTTGAGAATCTCACAAGGGAACTAGAAATTGCACGAAACAAGGAACATGATTACACACAAAATCTCGCCAAAGCGCTTGAACAAGTcgagaaaaatttggaaaagagCAACGTAAGTTTTGGAGAGAAATCGCATTTTTTGAACCTAAAACATTGAAGTCaaaaatgatgttattttGACCAATTTCGTTAATTTTAACTCGTGTTATATTATAACTTACGATTATGAGTGAGAAGCTGAACTTTtcgcaattaaaaaaagcgaATTTTTTCGTGGATTTATCTATGGAGCTCATGTAGCTAAAAATGCATAAGTTCgcattttttgctaaatttttattcaagggatttacttattttaaaaaataaccaaattagatcaagaaatcatctaattaataaaaaggCGCAAAGTTTCCATTGACTGAGTTAAAAATCAAGTTGAAACGATGGTTGAAGTGTAGAGAATACTTTGTCGGCATTAAAtgtgttaaatatttaatttagtaattaTTCTTTGCAGCTTTTGAGTGCCCCATAGttttggtgttattttttgtaattgcgTGTCGTTTGCTTTACAGATGAGAACGGCAAGTGCTGAAAATACCATTGTAAAATTGCGGCAAGAAATAAAATCGCTTGTGGTAGGTGgacgtgattttttttattttttcgtaagcatttaatttttagagtcAATTGAACAGTTTAAAGTCGGAAAATTTGCTACTTCGTGGGGAAGAGGGTGCAGCTGGGGGGCACGATTATCATACTCCGAATGAAATGCATTCGCAGAGATTAGCTCAAGAATTGAAAGCTGCAGCGAGTACTGCAGAACACTCATTAAGGTAATTTGGCTAGTCGTGTTAAAGTCCGATTTTATTTGGGGTTTTAGGCAATTGTTAACTGGTGTTGATAATTTAAGAATAATGGCGGCAAGTTTAGAAAACATGCATCGCATTGAAGAGAAAAGAGAGCCTTTCTTAGATTTAGATGAGGATACAGGTCCAGCATTGTAAtggtaaaaatatataagacAACTGATTTTTGATATTGTACATAGATCTACATATATGTagct of the Tribolium castaneum strain GA2 chromosome 1, icTriCast1.1, whole genome shotgun sequence genome contains:
- the LOC658834 gene encoding threonylcarbamoyladenosine tRNA methylthiotransferase — encoded protein: MIAENSDLNPSAPCAEIIDDIEDLVSAQDITPKERYSSRKNVKVKAKKRDKKIENVEPVSGENIPGTQKIYIKTWGCAHNSSDTEYMAGQLTAYGYKLTENKKEADLWLLNSCTVKNPAEDHFRNQIQEAKELGKYIVVAGCVPQGAPKASFIQGLSIIGVQQIDRVVEVVEETLKGNTVKLLGTKKEQGKKIGGASLLLPKVRRNPLIEIIAINTGCLNQCTYCKTKHARGELGSYPPEEIVERAKQAFEEGVVEIWLTSEDTGTYGRDIGTSLPELLWKLVEVIPEGCRLRLGMTNPPYILEHLSEVAKIMNHPRVYSFLHVPVQSGSDQVLSDMKREYFRKDFEHVVDFLQSQIPGMTIATDIICGFPTETEKDFEDTLSLCEKYKFPSLFINQFFPRPGTPAALLPRIPAQEVKGRTKRLTDLFYSYQPYDKKVGEVQEVLVTEVSHDKKHYVGHNKFYEQVLVPKDEKYMGKLVTVKIVSATKFSMTGEPLSQVMPGIAKPLQHGEVSGVKLKKTDDVRVLITLVVLGVSIIFRFLWMIL
- the l(3)04053 gene encoding endosome-associated-trafficking regulator 1 gives rise to the protein MIMADANELPENSRGKSHTAPFSEESDSEESVQPVLLDLGDDLSRVSDSNRLGFQSAGASGSTEPPRREDNPFSFKHFLRSDVNSYQNKGARPKVYCEGRPVSSVSDLEFAPSQETKQTRIVPEYSSALPDFVQDHLVIEQCYLNNSTNSNFNLDINLPDFTPSRDSININRVNIDSSHNVNRGCDISNNLSIPLDLPVRPQAGFPLDLPISNSPQNGNRNCVNSEVGVSKSLPDFLADGAVCPQNPDGPQVESPERECERLRRELEVCRGQLVERTRQVENLTRELEIARNKEHDYTQNLAKALEQVEKNLEKSNMRTASAENTIVKLRQEIKSLVSQLNSLKSENLLLRGEEGAAGGHDYHTPNEMHSQRLAQELKAAASTAEHSLRQLLTGVDNLRIMAASLENMHRIEEKREPFLDLDEDTGPAL